Proteins encoded in a region of the Podarcis muralis chromosome 2, rPodMur119.hap1.1, whole genome shotgun sequence genome:
- the ALAS1 gene encoding 5-aminolevulinate synthase, non-specific, mitochondrial: MEAVVRRCPFLSRVSQAFLQKAGKSLLFYAQNCPKMMEVVTKPASRALSTSSAHCQQTEETTSTSEKAKNSLDVAQRNISRSQLPLSHPPAASQSASQATVTKCPFLAAQMNEGNSSVFRKASLELQEDVEEMQAVRKEFAKTPESTVAVNTKMDGGKPNDGLLKKFQDMMLKQRPERVSHLLQENLPKSVSTFQYDQFFEKKIDEKRKDHTYRVFKTVNRRAQVFPMADDYSESHSSKKEVSVWCSNDYLGMSRHPRVCGAVMETLKQHGAGAGGTRNISGTSKFHVDLEKELADLHGKDAALLFSSCFVANDSTLFTLAKMLPGCEIYSDAGNHASMIQGIRNSRVPKHIFRHNDVGHLRELLKKSDPSTPKIVAFETVHSMDGAVCPLEELCDVAHEYGAITFVDEVHAVGLYGTHGGGIGDRDGVMNKMDIISGTLGKAFGCVGGYVASTSSLIDTVRSYAAGFIFTTSLPPMLLAGALESVRILKSAEGQVLRRQHQRNVKLMRQMLMDTGFPVVHCPSHIIPIRVSDAAKNTEICDKMMSQHSIYVQAINYPTVPRGEELLRIAPTPHHTPQMMNYFIENLLATWKEVGLQLKPHSSAECNFCRRPLHFEVMSERERSYFSGMSKLVSATA; this comes from the exons ATGGAAGCTGTTGTTCGCCGCTGCCCCTTCCTGTCAAGGGTATCCCAGGCTTTCCTGCAAAAGGCTGGCAAATCCCTTCTTTTCTATGCCCAAAACTGCCCtaaaatgatggaagttgtgacGAAGCCTGCTTCACGTGCCCTGAGTACTTCATCTGCTCACTGTCAGCAAACTGAAGAAACCACTTCTACTAGTGAGA AGGCCAAAAATTCACTAGATGTGGCCCAACGAAACATAAGCAGATCCCAACTTCCATTGAGCCACCCACCTGCCGCTAGCCAGAGTGCTAGCCAAGCCACTGTGACTAAATGCCCATTCTTGGCAGCTCAGATGAACGAAGGGAACAGCAGTGTTTTCCGCAAAGCTAGCCTGGAACTCCAGGAGGATGTGGAAGAAATGCAAGCAGTAAGAAAAG AATTTGCCAAAACACCAGAAAGTACTGTTGCGGTAAACACTAAGATGGATGGGGGAAAGCCAAATGATGGCTTGCTGAAGAAATTCCAAGATATGATGTTGAAACAGAGACCAGAAAGGGTGTCTCATCTGCTTCAGGAGAACTTACCGAAAT ctgtttcTACTTTCCAGTATGATCAGTTCTTTGAGAAAAAAATTGATGAGAAAAGAAAAGATCATACATACCGTGTGTTCAAAACTGTGAACCGAAGAGCCCAGGTTTTTCCCATGGCAGATGACTATTCAGAATCCCATAGCAGCAAGAAAGAGGTGTCTGTCTGGTGCAGCAATGATTATCTTGGGATGAGTCGTCATCCTAGAGTTTGTGGAGCTGTTAT ggaaaCACTGAAACAGCATGGTGCGGGAGCAGGAGGCACCAGGAATATATCAGGAACCAGTAAATTCCATGTTGATCTTGAGAAAGAATTGGCTGATCTCCATGGAAAAGATGCTGCTCTGTTGTTCTCTTCTTGCTTTGTAGCAAATGATTCAACACTCTTCACACTAGCCAAAATGTTGCCAG gtTGTGAAATTTACTCGGATGCAGGAAACCACGCTTCTATGATTCAGGGGATTCGAAACAGCAGAGTGCCAAAGCACATTTTTCGCCATAACGATGTTGGCCATCTCCGAGAACTGTTGAAAAAATCAGATCCATCTACTCCCAAAATTGTTGCATTTGAAACTGTTCACTCAATGGATG GTGCAGTCTGCCCGTTGGAAGAGCTTTGTGATGTGGCTCATGAATATGGGGCAATCACCTTTGTAGATGAAGTACATGCCGTTGGGCTGTATGGAACTCACGGTGGAGGCATTGGAGACAGAGATGGGGTCATGAACAAAATGGATATCATCTCTGGAACGCTGG GGAAAGCCTTTGGCTGTGTAGGGGGTTACGTGGCCAGTACAAGTTCTCTGATAGACACTGTCCGTTCCTATGCTGCTGGCTTTATTTTTACAACGTCCCTGCCCCCCATGCTCTTAGCTGGCGCTCTCGAGTCTGTGAGAATCCTCAAAAGTGCAGAGGGGCAAGTCCTTCGCCGCCAACATCAACGCAATGTTAAACTCATGAGACAGATGCTGATGGATACTGGCTTCCCTGTAGTGCACTGTCCCAGTCACATCATTCCTATCAGG GTTTCAGATGCTGCTAAAAATACTGAGATCTGTGACAAAATGATGAGCCAGCATAGCATCTACGTCCAAGCGATAAACTACCCCACTGTGCCACGTGGGGAAGAGCTGCTACGTATTGCCCCTACCCCACATCATACACCACAAATGATGAACTATTTTATTG AGAATCTGTTAGCTACTTGGAAGGAAGTTGGCCTGCAGCTGAAGCCACACTCCTCTGCTGAATGCAACTTCTGCAGGCGACCCCTTCACTTTGAAGTAATGAGTGAAAGGGAAAGATCCTACTTCAGTGGAATGAGCAAACTTGTGTCAGCGACTGCATAA